The Thermocrinis albus DSM 14484 genome segment AGGCGTTCTGCAGGCTGCGTTTTCTTTTTCAGAAGCCCTTCCAGTATAAGACCTATGAAGGACTTTCTGGAAACTCCCACCACGGTAGGTAAACCAAAAATCTTGAGTTCATTGAAACGCTTCAGAATCTCCACGTTGTGTTCCGGTAGTTTACCGAAACCTATACCCGGGTCCAGCAGAACAGTTCCTTTGTATCCCATCGCACGGAGAGAGGAAAGTCTATCACCAAACCACTCTATTATCTCTTGCATAACATCTTCGTAGACGATGGGCATACTCTTCCATTCCTCGGGTCTACCTTTGATGTGGCACATGATATAAGGACAGTGGTACTGGCTCACCACACGGAACATCTCTTCGTCAAAGGTTCCTCCACTTATGTCGTTTATGATGTCAGCGCCTTCCTCTAAACATATCCGTGCCACCTCAGCCTTGTAAGTATCTATAGATATCCACACGTTAGGTAGCTCTTTTCTCACCTCCCTTAAAACGGGTAAAACTCTCCTCAGCTCCTCCTCAAAAGACACCCTCTGAGAGCCCGGTCTCGTAGATTCTCCGCCTATATCAATTATCTCGGCACCTTCTTCTACCATTTTTACAGCTCTCTCTACCGCCTTCTTGGGTTCTGTGTACATACCACCATCGGAAAAGGAGTCAGGAGTTACGTTAAGAACACCCATTATAGCTGTCTTTATGCCCAGAGGAAGGATTTTTTCTCTGTATTGTAGACGGAAGGCCTTCTTTCTGTAACGTATGAGGCTCTCCAGTATCTCAGTGGCAACGTCTCTATTAGACTTTACCAAACATGAACAGAACTTCCTTATCTGGGCTTCTGTACCAGAAAGAGCATACCTGTCTTCGTTGTGAAAGATGTGCAAGCATGCCCACCGGGCGCATTCATGGATCTTCTGAGGGTCTATCTTCTCCTTCTCCAGGTAAATGACTCTGTTTAAACCTTCAAAGGACCTCTCCTCAGCCTCCCTGAAGAACACTCCCACTTTGTCCTTGAGGAATCTGTAAAAGGCATCCTTATCTCTGAACTCCCTTATAAGGATCATGTAGGTATTATATTTGATGTAAGGAGGGAAAAGTTATGGCAAGGCTCGTTAAGTTTACGGAGAAAGGTCCCTATAAGCTGGAAGTAGGAGGGGAGACCTACTACATATGTATGTGTGGTCTATCTAAGAACAAACCCTTCTGTGATGGGTCCCACAAGAGGACGAAGGACGAAGAGGAAGGGAAAATATACCTTTACGACGATAGCGGGAGAGTGGAGATAAGCTAAAATATTTATACTTTACTTTATGGCGGAGGCAAGGGGAAAACTCAGTAAGGCTCACAAAGCTGCCATCCTACTTATGGCACTACCTCCACAGATAGCTGTAGAAGTGATGAAAGAACTGAGCGAGGAGGAGATTCAGGAGGTACTGATACTAGCCACAAGCCTAGAGGGTGTCACTCTGAAGGACCTGGACGAGGTGGGCAAAGAGTTTCTTGAAGAATACAAGGCTACCAGCTTTCTGAGCCCTGATCTGGATGCACTCCTCGAGTTTGCCAGAAAGGTGCTTCCTCCTGAAAAGTTTGCCAAGATATACGAGTTCCTCAGTAGTTCCACCCTAATAAAAAGTTTCCAGGAGCTGGAAAGGGTGGACAATCGCTTACTGGCCAACCTTCTTCGATCTGAGCATCCCCAAACGATAGCTGTTGTGCTTTCTCAGTTATCCTACCAAAAATCTGCCGAGATACTGAAACTGTTACCGGACACGCTGCGCGTGGAAGTGGTCAGAAGAATGGCAACATTGGAGAATATATCACCCGAGGCTCTAGGGGAACTCATAGAGGTGATGGCGGAAGAGATAAGAGGCATGGGCGTCAGCGGTATAATGCAGAAGATGGAGGGAGTGCCCCTCGTAGCGGGTATCCTCAATTTGCTAGACAAAAACACAGCTGGTGGTATCCTGTCAAAGTTGGAGGAGGAAGACCCTTACCTTGCCGAGAAGATAAAGGAGAAGATGTTCACCTTTGAAGACATTAGAAAGCTGGACAACAGGTCCATAGTGGAGATTCTCAAAGCCGTTGAAAGAAACACGTTACTTTTGGCACTCAAAGGTGCGCCTGAGGATATAAAGGAGAAGTTTTTTTCCAACATGTCCAAAAAGGCCGCTGAGATCATGAAGGAAGATATGGAGGCCATGGGTCCTGTGAAGGTGTCGGAGGTGGAAAAGGCTCAGAAAGAGGTGGTGAGGATAATAAAGCAACTGGCAGACCAAGGTGTCATAGATCTCTCAGGGGGAGAGAGTTATGTCTGAGGATTTTGTCCCCATTCATCCTCTACACGCTGAAAGTACGTTCCAGACAGAACCGGAGGAGCACAGAGGGGATAAAGAACTTTTGGAGGAAGAGCTGATAAAGTGCAAAGAAGAGGTACAGCGTCTCACTAAGCTTTCCCAAGAACTTAAAAAGGATAAGGAACTTGCCCATCTACAGGTGGAGGAGTTGAGGGAGGAGGTAAATTTCCTGAAGGAACAGCTTCGGAAAGTAGGAGACCTAAACGTACTTGTGGAGAGATTGGGCAGTAGGCTCCGAGAAGAACTGTCTTTGTGTAGAAGACATCTGACCGAAGAGCTCCTATCCCTTGTGGAAGTTGTCGTGAAGGAACTGTTGATCACCGACGTGCTCCCCAGAGAGGAAGCCCTGTTAAAAGCCCTCTCATCTATCTTTGAGTCCTATGTAAAACTAAAGGGACGTTTGGTGATACATCTTAACCCCGCAGATGTTCCTGTGACAGAACCTTATCTGCGCAGGATGGTACAGCAGTTGGACGGTATAGAACTTCAGATAAGAGAAGACCTCCAGTTAATGAGGGGAGAGTTTGTCATGGAAACACCTCAGTTTTGGATAGAGAGACGGTACGAAGACCTACTTCAGGATCTTCTGGGGGAACTCAGAGGTGAGAAAGGTATTTAGGGTATACTCTCGTGTAACTAAGGTGAGCGGTGTTTACGTAGAGGCCTTCAACGTAGAGGGAGCTGTAGGAGACAGGGTCATTATAAAGACCGTGGATGGTGAACGAGAAGGAGAAATCATAGGGTTACACGAAGACAGGTGTATCATCATGCCCTTCGGTAGTATGATGGGTGTGAAGGTAGGAGACAAAGTGTTGATTACGGGGGAGAAAGTTCACACCTTTACCGGAGACAGAGTGATAGGGGCGGTGTTGGATCCCTTTGGGCGGAGCTTGACAGACGGAAGGGTGGTGGGTGAGGAGAAAATACGGGTGGACTTTGTTGACGTAAATCCATTGGAGAGAGAGAGGATAAGGGAAGTTCTGGATTGTGGCGTGAGGTCTGTAAACGCTCTCCTCACTTTGGGGAAAGGACAGAAGGTGGGAGTGTTCGCGGGTGCAGGTGTAGGCAAAAGCACCCTTTTGGGGATGATAACACGGTGGGCGCAGGTAGATGTGGTGGTACTCGCTCTTATAGGGGAGAGAGGCAGGGAGGTAAGGGAGTTTCTGGAAGATGTTTTGGGGGAAGAAGGGCGTCGTAGAAGTGTAGTGGTGGTGACCACTTCCGATCAGACACCTATTATGAAGGTTAAGGGAGCCATAAGTGCGGTAGCACACGCAAGGTACTTTGCTGGAAGAGGTAAGGACGTACTCCTCATCATGGACTCTTTGACGAGGTTTGCTATGGCTCAGAGAGAGATAGGCCTTGCGGCGGGAGAACCCCCAACTCTGAAAGGTTACACTCCTTCTGTGTTTCACATGTGTGCTAGATTAGTGGAGAGTTGCGGGAAGTTTGTAAGGGGAGGAAGCATAACGGGGATATTCAGTGTACTGGTGGAGGGAGATGATCTTCATACAGATCCTGTGGCAGACGCTCTTCTCGGGATGTTGGACGGACACATAGTCCTCTCCAGAAAGAGAGCCAGTTCAGGTCTTTACCCCGCTGTGGACCCGGTGAGGAGTTTAAGTAGAGTCATGCCTCATTTGGTGACGGAGGATCACATGCGCATGGCCCTCCACATAAGGGATGTTCTCTCTGTGTACGACGCCATGGAGGAGGTAGTCCATGTGGGTCTGTACCGACAGGGTTCCAATCCCTTTGTGGATAAAGTGATAAAACACAGAGATGAGATAAGATCTTTCTTCCATCAACCTGCAGAGGTAAAAGTGAGTTTTCAAGAAAGCGTGGAGGCTCTTAGGGAGCTTTACCGACTTTTGAGTTAAAATTCTTCCCTATGATTGACGTGGTGAGCTACGCAGAGGAGAAGGTAAATAGAGCGAGATCCACCCTCAGAACCCTTATGTCTCTTCCCACCGAAGTAAAGAACAGAACTCTCTTGAGAGCTGCTCAACTTATGCTGGAAAGAAAGGACTTTATAAAAGAGGCCAACGAGAAGGATATCCAGTATGCCCAAGAGGCCGGACTCTCACCCGCACTGATAGATAGACTACTCCTTAACGATAAACGTATAGAGGGGATGGCAAAGGTTCTTAGGGATGTGGCATCTCTCCCAGATCCCGTAGGAGAGATCACTCGCATGTGGACCTTACCCAACGGTCTGAGAGTGGGCAGGATGAGGGTACCTCTGGGTGTGGTTTTTATCGTCTACGAAGCACGCCCCAACGTCACTGTGGAGGCCGCATCCCTGTGTATGAAATCTTCCAACGCCATAGTTCTACGTGGTGGTAAGGAGGCTATAAACTCCAACAGGGCCTTGGTGGAAATTTTGAAGGAAGCCTGCAGAGAAGAAGGTTTCCCGGAAGATGCCATTCAGTTTATAGATATTCCTGACAGGGAGATAGTCTGGCACATCCTTCAGATGGAGGGTAAGATAGACGTAGCTATCCCGAGAGGAGGGGAGAGCCTTATAAGAGCTGTTGCCGAAAGAGCCCGTGTACCCGTCATAAAACACTACAAAGGTGTATGTAACATCTACGTGGACGACGAAGCTGATCTGGAAAAAGCCTATCACATCGTCTACAACGCTAAGGTTCAAAGGCCATCTGTCTGTAACGCTGTTGAAAATCTCATCATAAACAGAAAGATACTGCACAAATTCTTCCCTAAGATG includes the following:
- the folP gene encoding dihydropteroate synthase translates to MILIREFRDKDAFYRFLKDKVGVFFREAEERSFEGLNRVIYLEKEKIDPQKIHECARWACLHIFHNEDRYALSGTEAQIRKFCSCLVKSNRDVATEILESLIRYRKKAFRLQYREKILPLGIKTAIMGVLNVTPDSFSDGGMYTEPKKAVERAVKMVEEGAEIIDIGGESTRPGSQRVSFEEELRRVLPVLREVRKELPNVWISIDTYKAEVARICLEEGADIINDISGGTFDEEMFRVVSQYHCPYIMCHIKGRPEEWKSMPIVYEDVMQEIIEWFGDRLSSLRAMGYKGTVLLDPGIGFGKLPEHNVEILKRFNELKIFGLPTVVGVSRKSFIGLILEGLLKKKTQPAERLYGSLGALAYAVTMGACVVRVHDVGPTREFLAVLDSIRTYHEF
- a CDS encoding CDGSH iron-sulfur domain-containing protein; translation: MARLVKFTEKGPYKLEVGGETYYICMCGLSKNKPFCDGSHKRTKDEEEGKIYLYDDSGRVEIS
- the fliG gene encoding flagellar motor switch protein FliG, producing the protein MAEARGKLSKAHKAAILLMALPPQIAVEVMKELSEEEIQEVLILATSLEGVTLKDLDEVGKEFLEEYKATSFLSPDLDALLEFARKVLPPEKFAKIYEFLSSSTLIKSFQELERVDNRLLANLLRSEHPQTIAVVLSQLSYQKSAEILKLLPDTLRVEVVRRMATLENISPEALGELIEVMAEEIRGMGVSGIMQKMEGVPLVAGILNLLDKNTAGGILSKLEEEDPYLAEKIKEKMFTFEDIRKLDNRSIVEILKAVERNTLLLALKGAPEDIKEKFFSNMSKKAAEIMKEDMEAMGPVKVSEVEKAQKEVVRIIKQLADQGVIDLSGGESYV
- a CDS encoding FliH/SctL family protein; translated protein: MSEDFVPIHPLHAESTFQTEPEEHRGDKELLEEELIKCKEEVQRLTKLSQELKKDKELAHLQVEELREEVNFLKEQLRKVGDLNVLVERLGSRLREELSLCRRHLTEELLSLVEVVVKELLITDVLPREEALLKALSSIFESYVKLKGRLVIHLNPADVPVTEPYLRRMVQQLDGIELQIREDLQLMRGEFVMETPQFWIERRYEDLLQDLLGELRGEKGI
- a CDS encoding FliI/YscN family ATPase, encoding MRKVFRVYSRVTKVSGVYVEAFNVEGAVGDRVIIKTVDGEREGEIIGLHEDRCIIMPFGSMMGVKVGDKVLITGEKVHTFTGDRVIGAVLDPFGRSLTDGRVVGEEKIRVDFVDVNPLERERIREVLDCGVRSVNALLTLGKGQKVGVFAGAGVGKSTLLGMITRWAQVDVVVLALIGERGREVREFLEDVLGEEGRRRSVVVVTTSDQTPIMKVKGAISAVAHARYFAGRGKDVLLIMDSLTRFAMAQREIGLAAGEPPTLKGYTPSVFHMCARLVESCGKFVRGGSITGIFSVLVEGDDLHTDPVADALLGMLDGHIVLSRKRASSGLYPAVDPVRSLSRVMPHLVTEDHMRMALHIRDVLSVYDAMEEVVHVGLYRQGSNPFVDKVIKHRDEIRSFFHQPAEVKVSFQESVEALRELYRLLS
- a CDS encoding glutamate-5-semialdehyde dehydrogenase, yielding MVSYAEEKVNRARSTLRTLMSLPTEVKNRTLLRAAQLMLERKDFIKEANEKDIQYAQEAGLSPALIDRLLLNDKRIEGMAKVLRDVASLPDPVGEITRMWTLPNGLRVGRMRVPLGVVFIVYEARPNVTVEAASLCMKSSNAIVLRGGKEAINSNRALVEILKEACREEGFPEDAIQFIDIPDREIVWHILQMEGKIDVAIPRGGESLIRAVAERARVPVIKHYKGVCNIYVDDEADLEKAYHIVYNAKVQRPSVCNAVENLIINRKILHKFFPKMAYILGKAGVELRCDEESLEVINSDPRLSFVKAKPAVEEDYYEEFLDLILAVKVVEDIDEAIAFIEKYGSKHSDAIVTENYSKALKFIREVDSAAVYVNASTRFTDGNEFGLGAEMGISTDKIHARGPMGLEELTIQKFVILGEGQVRDNFRVPSHILKEWDG